From Alligator mississippiensis isolate rAllMis1 chromosome 1, rAllMis1, whole genome shotgun sequence:
ggagaagagaagaccgagggggattgaatagcagccttcacctccctgcaggggggctgcacagagggtggagctgggctggtctcagtggtggtaagtgacaggacaaggagcaatgggctcaggctgcagcaagggaagatgaggttggatattaggaaaaaaactctcacaaggagggtggtgaagcactgggacaggctccccagagaggttgtggagtctccatcactggaggtttttaaggcctgcctctatagccttggctgggatgatgtagtcggggcgggtcctgttttgagcagggggttgcactagatgccacctcctgagctcccttccagctgtCATGTTCTAATAGTCCCATTCAAACAAATGGGGTTTGAAACAGGCAGGGACATTTTTGAGGGGGGGGCCTCACTTATTGGACTGTGTGGTTGGAAGAGATATTAGATAAGCTTTTAGGCACAGAGGGCCCTTCCTTAGGTCTGAGACAGAAGCAGAGGCAGCCTGACCCAAGTAACGAAAaactagaaaaataaaagcaaaaataaaagctaGAAGGAACagagcagggctgtgaaacagcaGCGATGAAATCAGGATTAGCTGGAAGATGACAGAAATGCAGCAGGAAGGGCCGCCCCTAAGTGCAAGAGTAAGACCATTCAAGGGGGAAGAGTGCAGAGATTAGCAGGTAGATGATGATGAGCTAGTGTCAGCACCTGGGCTCAGTCCCTGGTTGCTGGCACCTGGTGGAGCGATGACGTCTTGTTTCCAGGCCCGACTGCTGAAGATGTTTCGTATCATCCCTTTGAGCACAAGGATGGGGCCACAAAGCTGGTGGCTGCTTTCTGAGAAATGTTCTCACGTCTCTGCCCTTTCTCTTTTCCCCGCGTTGGTTCATTCTGGGATGCGTAGTTTGTCTGGTTTCACCCAGTCACTTCTACGCGGAGGCACAGTGCATTAGCTGGGGTGCGCCATGCTCCGGGCAGCTTTTGTGGGTGTCAATGGGTTCATTGTGAGGTGTCGATGGTGGTAGCAGCAGAAACAAGCTGATGGGAGCCTTCATCCCTGGAACACTTCAAAATCAGCCTGGGCATCTTCCAGAGACCTGTTCCCTGGGGCCAAGACCAGTGTCCCAGCATGGCTCCAGTCCGTGGCATGTGCGTTGCCAGAATGGACAGTCCCGAAGGTCTCCTGTGGCTGCAGCATCCCTCGACACTGCCAGCAAGGCCCATGGAGCGAAGCTGGGTCAGCACAAGGCACCTTCTCCCCAGAcactggtgggagcagcagcctggATCAAAAGTCCTGAGGCTGGAGGGATGGACTCCCCAATAAAATATGGGGACAgcggggtgggtggcaggggcctgcatGTGAGCAGAGGGAGCCTAGGCATAGGCCTGCCTTTTCTCTCATGCAGGCCCAAGGGCCCAGCCCTAGGCAGGGGCCCAaggacaggagtggggggggcagcgaGGCAACAGCTTCCAACCCCAGGTCATTTTTCAGCGCCTCCATCCAGCCGGGAACAGCTGCAGTGCTGATGGGGAattgcagcagctgggctggcaagGCCCTCGGTGGGGTTCAGctcatccagcccctgctccaggcaggaccagccccatccaaaccctcccagacaTGTCCTTGTCCAATTTACTGTGAAAACGACAGCCTGGCCCTGTGCAGcattggtttgaccctgagcaggAGGGCGAGACCTTCGAGCCAGGACCCTGCAAGGTTGGCCCAGCAggacagcccagtccccatccccagcctgggctgtaccAAGCACCCAGGTGAACGCCCCCCCCTTGTAGTAACGGGAGGGGAAAATAACTCCTTTGCAGCCCCTTGGGGCAGCCTGGGGCACCTGCTGCACAGGCGTTggccctgggggtggagggaaaagaGCCCTTTCTCTATCCCTGCTCAGCAGAAGCCTGAGATCAGGGAGCTTGTCCCTGCCCCGTGGGACAAGGAAGAGGTGTCCCAGCTTCTCGCCCTGCTCCCTCCCGCCTGCTGGGAAAGAAGCGACAACCACGGCGCAGCTGGGTTTTCTGGGCATTTAGTTTGAAAAAGTATCGGTCGAAAGTGGACAGGGTGAGGTGCGATGGCAGCACCAGAGCCAGAGGGTTCCACCACTCGAAACAGGAAGGGCCTTAAATAAAAAGGGgcgcagattaaaaaaaacctccaCAGTGAAAGAGTTCTTCCCTTTGCGCGGAAGCGGCGCTCGCGGGCGCTGCAACGGCCGCAGCCACCTGGAGACAGTGGCGGGATGCCCATCCTGGGCAGCTCATGCCCGCCGCTCCAGGGCTGCCCGCACAGCGGCTCCACTCTCAGCTCACCCTTTGGAATGGTTACAAATGAACAGCGCGACATGCCCTGGTGACCGCCCCCCGCCCACCCCGCCCGGGACACAGACAACGAGGCCTCTGCTAAGGCTAAAAAAGGACAAGACTTGGGCGTCTTGAGTTCAGCGCGGTTAAGAAACGAGAGTCTGGCGAGCGCCTGGCAGTCTCTGTGCGGGGCCGACTAGTCCAGCCTGGCCTTCTTGCTGCTGTCGCTGCCGTTCTCctccgctgctgccgccgccagcaccgctgcctcctcctccagtttcCGCTTGCTGCTCTCGGGGGCGGGGGCCTGTGTGTTGCGGGACTTGAAGCTGATGATGATGCAGGTCATGTTGTCGCAGCCAGTGCCATCCCCGGAGGTGTCTGGAGCCAAGCACTGATCCAGGAGCTGGGAAGAGAGGAGGGCAGTTAACAGAGCAGAGAGAAGGCCCCTCGTTCAGGCCAGCCGGGTCCTGTAGTAGATGGCCAAggcacctgccagcagctggctgggccTGATGGAAGTGCTGTGGCGGGGAAGAGCAGTGCTGAGAGCTGAGGGCAGGGAAAGCCTCGGGTTCCAGACATGTGGTGTCCAGTCAGGACAACCCAGggaggtggcaacagcagcagaggagatgtgctgccctgcactgacAGGTCTGGCCCGCACTTGGACATCTGGCCCCTTTAAGTGACTTTCCTCAAATAGCACCAGCACACAGACACCGTGAGTGCAGGGAGCCCGTGCAAGCTGCTTACCTCTTCTACAATGGCGGAGAGAGGCCGCAGGACTCCGTTCTCGTCCTTCTGGGTGATCTTGGACTGCACAAAGTCCACCACTTCCTGGCTGCTCATGACGTTCCTGCCGGAAGAGGGGCAGAAAGTCAGAGCAGCTGCCCAAGGGGCACTGGGAGCGCCCAGCTCTGCACAACTATACCACAGCTGACGTGAGAGCAGGTGCTGGCTGAGctgcggggcagtgggggacaggagAGGAGCAGCACAGAAAAGGCAGGGTTCAGCTCCCAATGCTCTCTGCCCCTCAGCAGCCACCCAGGGGAGGGGTGGTCTCTGACAGGCCCTAGGCATCGGGGCCCCGACCTGGCACCTGGGTCAGCAGGAGATGGATAGGGGGTGTGggggcagttcccagccctgcctgcctcagagAAGGACTGCGTGGGATGCGATGCACTCCCACTGCTCACCAGATCCCGTCGCAGGCGATGACCATGAAGTCGTGGTCGTCATTGATTGTGAGCACCTTGATGTCCGGCAAGGCGGAGATCATCTGCTCCTCTGGGGGCAGGTTCTTGTTCCGCTTGTAGAAGTGGTCACCTGCAGAGAGGGGACGGTCAGCACAGCCACGCATTACAGCCACCACCGGCAGGGGTGGATCTGGGCAGGCAGTGTAGTTGCACCACCAATCCCTGCGCTACCCACACTTTAAACCAACTGTCTGGAGGTACAGCggcatttctatccaggcagcacagtgggagtCCACTGGCATCATGGTTCATTGTCATCTCcccgattcctgctaatctctcttcattccacaggtgtgaCCGACCCGCTCTCCTCTGTACAGGCTTGGTGTTCCACTCTTCAAACTCTCCTttctctgcagttctgctgtctgtcagctgTTCCTGGTCATGTCACATTTCTATTTCACTGCCCTGCAGGCTGTTtgtagctctagctaaaaacctaaACTCAGGTGGGgcaatattaactcaggtgtacaAATGACCGACAAGGCATTATTGGAGGccctgtcaagacactcaagaaggccAGATGTTGTTTGACAAATCTGACTACGAGATGTATATTTAACCATAACAACAGTCAAAAGAGATTGTGTCCTTAATCCTGCAGGTCTTTGCCTACTgactgtgttgtgttttttttaactttatatacAAACCAGCAAACGAGCGCACGTTCCAATACTGGTTTTCACTTTGATCTTGAACTGAAGTCTACAGAGCCAGCCCCTGGCATattagcagggcctctgggttctCTTTAACCGGAGGAAGACATGCTGTGGTCTATGTGATGCCACACCAGCCTTACCCCCATTTCAAAATCTGGGATCTGCCCACAAGCAACAagcccactgctgggagcctgcTGCAGCACAGGATGAGCCCCGCAGGGGCAagagccatgccaagggcccaagccagagccagagccagagccctgctggcagggccACGCCTGAGGCAGGAACAAGCCCCTGGTcactgggcccagccaggtcaggggaACTCACCTGTCCGATTGTTGCAGGGCTAGGGAAGCTGGGACCCCTTGCATCAAACCAAGTGCCAAATGCCACttcttgccacccccaccccatcgtCATCCTCCGATTACACAGACTGTTCTCGCTGCCTTCTCGGGCCTCTCAGGGGTGGTCGCAGAATCTCACCCTCAGTACCGCAGAGGTGAGTAGGGTCTAATAGGGGTGTGTCATGCTACACCTGTTGTGGCCCTAACCCACCCTGGAATATTCCCACTGTCTCGACACCTTGCTTGTGTGGAGTGCAGCTGCCTGCCGAGTCAAAGTGTCACTGAGGCACTTGCAGTTTTGCTTGGGCCCCTCCTGAGCTGTTTGGTGCAATGGAGCAAAGTCCAAAGGGCAGCAGTTGCAGGCATAAACAAGGAACTGGTGGGAGGAAGGACCCTTTCAGCTGAGGGATGAGCTGCACAGAAATAAACGGAGGCTGGAAATcagcaggtggctcctgcctgaaACGGAGCTGGATTCTGGGAGAGCTGTCAGCTCTTCGGAGGGTCTCGTCCTGGCCCATGAGGGGCCTTGCTCTAAGACCCCTCCCCCTGACAGGACAAAGAGCTATGGGGATATGTTGAATCCGCATGCGCAAGTCTAAAGCTGCTTTCTGCTGAATCTGCAACAGCCAACGCACATACTGTTTTGAGTCCCTCAGCCCACACCCTCCTCCTGGATTCACTCACCGATTGCTCGGGACAGATTGAGGCCGCCATTCACTCTCCCATCCATGGTGACCTTCCCACCGGCGTTTTTTATCCTGGCCAACTCCACCTCGTCCTCGGGCTTGTGGTCATACGACATGTCCACGGCTTTTCCGCCCTCGGACACCACGCAGCGGGAGTCCCCAGCGTTGGCCACGATCAGTTGCTTGCCCCGGATCAGGGCTACGACGGCCGTTGTCCCGCTGTCAGAGCCAGGCTGCGGGGAACAAGGGGCTGGCTGAGAACTCCCTGCCAGGCACAGGCCCCACATggtgccccgggccctgcaggagccagcaccagccATGGATGGGATAGAAACCACCACCAGTGCTCACAGGACACCTTGCTACCGCACCACTGAGATGCGAGGCCTGGGGGGTATGTGGGGGCACAGGAGCAGGAGCGGAGTGCACCACGTTATGTGGCAGTAGAGCAGGTCCCCACATCCGCTTCCAACCCCAGAGATGCAGgcaaggctggagctgtgccctcCTTGGCCACAAAGGGAGGGATGGAGCCTTATGCAGCCTCTGCCACACACCGGCAAGACGCAGCCCTGGGCCTCTGGTCAGTGGGAGACCCGTGAACTAGAGGGGCCCCAGGACATACTCCCCAAGCCTGAGGGACCTCAGGATAGAGAGTGAGCAAGCTttcagctgccctgcagccccagtgcccatCCCCCCTCCCAGAGCTTCCCTGGAGCCCTCTCCTCAGCTTGGTGCCGCCACCCAGAAGCCCAGAGCATGGAGCAGGACCCGcacctcctctttcccctccatgCCAGGTAACAACATCTCTTCTTCTTCATCCTCGTCCTCCTCAGCCTCTTCTGTGTCATCCTCATCCTCCTCGTTCTCTGCCTCCTCGCTGCTGTAGCCAGTCTCCTCCTCGCTGCActcctgccaggaagaggagcatggctccagctgtggCGCAAGACCCGTGCCTTGGCTCGAAGGAACCAGCCTCACggagcaggatgggtggcagGCCTTCCCACCCCAGGGCACACAGTCAGGTGTCATGGTTatccagcagctggtggggtcAGGCATTTGGCCAGGCCACAGAACCCGCTGAAACACCTGGGACTTCCAAATGCACCCTCGCCATGACTAGAGGAACCccatgcaggcagctgctggcaagtcccacctccagccccagctgggggaCGAGCTGAGGCTTGGGGCTCCCAGCAGGAGACATGACCCtgcccagcctgtgggccatctGCCCCGTGCTTTGGCTCCTACCTcactgtcctcctcctcctcctctgcctcatCCGACTCGTCCTCGCTGTCCTCAAAGAACTTGGATTTGGTGGTGCGCTGGGGCTTCCctgtggaggagcaggagggcCCAGCTTCCCCAGTGGATGAGGTGACCGCCTCTTCGCCCCGGCCCAGGTCGACtttcccagctgcagagctgtcGCCCCCCGCACCCGCTCTGTCTGAGGTGGAGGAAATGCCTGTGGCCTCCTCATCTGGCTTGCTGTTGTCCCTCTCCTTGTGCTCGGCCAGCTCCCCGGGGGTGGCCTCCCCGTTCATGCTGGCCTCCCCGCCGtgctccctgcccgcctccccgGCTGCGCCCGGCTTGCTCTTGAGGTTCTTGGTGCAGTTCTGCCCGTAACGGGTCAGCAGCTCCTCGATGGTCATCGTGGCTTCCTCATGCAGGAGGGCGGCCTCCTCGTTGTCGACTGCCAGAGACATGGAGGGGTCAGAGCGTGGGACGCACTGCACTGCCCCCAGAGCTGCTGGCAGGGCGAGCCTAGCCTGGGCGGCAGGGGGCAGGGCGGGTCCCCGGGACAGGTCTCTCAGCTGTGCTGTGGCATGCAGGcagcacgtgcacacatgcagagGTGCCAGAGATTCAGCCAAGCAGCCCACGGGGGTGGGAGACCCTCACTCATCAACATGGACACATACAGGTCCCGCACTGCTGCACTATGTACGTGGCAGCCACCCCGGAGTGCCTCCAGGCCTGCCTGATGACCACCCGCCTGCGTCCTGCAGGTTTCACAAGACCACCTGCTCTCACAGAGCAGGGTTAAGGCAACCATCCTTTTGCACTCCACTGTGCGGGAGTCATGAGCTGGCGTAGGGGTTGCAGGAGACCCCCTCCCCCGAGCTGCACAGGTCTCAGACCCCTGGGTGGCTTGGGGCCCATGGATGCCAAGTACTGGGACACTGCAGACCACGGTCTTGCAGAGACCTGCCTGCTGAcacccagctgagcagagaggctgAGCCGTACGGCTCTAGCTCCAAACAGGGCCCAGGAGAAACGCTAGCACTTCACTGTGGAGTCTTGGGTGCCCCTGTTTCTCTCTGGACTCGGGGCTGGGCCACAGATGCTGGGCCATTTGTGGGGCAACGTGACCGAGTGGTTACTGATCTGCGCAAGCTGTGAGGGAGGGGAACGGCAGCACCCAGTGCACGGCACAGGGGAAGCAAGGACCGtctccatcactgccaccagGCCTGGCACTGCCTTGTGCTCCTGCCCTTGAGGGAGTTCATCTCCCAGCCAGCTCTTGGCATCTTGCTTGGGCAGACGTTTAAGGTGGGACAATGCATTTGCAGCCCAACAGGAAGAAGGTGAGAGCCCACAGAGGGGGGACTGACACCCACCTGCTCCACAGCCACGCCTGCCCCCTTGcagcagacaccactggcacCTCTTAGCACCGCGAGGGGCGTCTTCCCTGCCCAGACCTCTCACATGCCCTCTCTGCAGATATCCCCAAAGGTGCCCAAGTGAGGCCAGGGCAGGTTTGCCATCCAAGCAGCAAGCTAACCCAGCCAGCACAGCCTCCAGTCTGATACACGCCCTAGTGCCTTCCTGTGCCTACCATCATCTTCATCAGCCACTTTCTCCTTCTCATCCTCATCGTCTTGGGGGCGTCCAGCCATCTGGGAGAGCTCCTTGATGACCTCCTCAGTGGTCAGCTTGGCATCGATGGCTAGGAAAGCATCTTCCAGGGCCTAGAGACCGGCACAAGGGTGGAAGGtctgcacagggaggagacagagctcctgcttcctcccctctgctcccccacatgcTGAGGATGTCCCGCAGCTAGGCCCTTCTGGGGCACTTGTGGGGGACAGggtcagcagagcagggaggggatgggtcAGGACTTCAGGGGGTGCATGGAATACCCTCCTTTCTAAGGGAGTCGAGCTCAGCTGacctgcagcccagcagccaaCATCTCCGAAGCCTTCCTGCATCTGCCCTGAAGCCCTCAAGCTCACAGCCAAGGGGCTGCCCAAAAAAGGCTGCATTTCCCTTACCCCCAGTGCCCCAGagcatccccatccctgtcctgATCCAGGTGACTGCAAACAAACCAGGGCAGCTCATGGgtgatggagggcaggggcatgctaTGTAGTGACAGGGCATGGGCAAGACAGTAGCGCTAAGTCCTGGCAGCTACAAGGAAACAGGATTTCCTATTGCTGAGGGAGCAATGGTCAACAGCTAGTGAGCAGACCGCTAACAAGGGGCTGGAAGGTGGAAGCTCAGCtggaaggagcaggggaagggagaccCCACAGGGCACCGGGAGCTGGGGAAGGACTAGGGCCCAAAAGAGCCATCTCACACTCTGGGGCCCAGACTCTCACCTTCTGCAGTTTGCCTTCCTTGTAGGCTTTCTGGTCCTTGATGATCCCTGGGAGATACTTGGCACAGTATAGGGCAACCTCTTCCCCTGGAAGGAAGCAGAGGGACCCTGAAAAGCTTGCTCCTTCCTCAGCAGTGAGCACAGCATGACCCAGCCCAGTGGGACCACTGGAGACACGAGCCAGCCCCGAATTAGGAGCTATAAGCAGGAGCATGTGttggtagggggctgtggggcaccagctcctggcaggttCCCTGCTGCACTGACAGGCCTGGCTGGTAACACCATTAACCATCATGACCCACCAGACCCTGCATGttaagggacttgaacctgctGTGGCTGGCCAGGTCCTAAGGGCTCCCTGGACAAGCCCATCGAGCATCCCACAGCTGATCCCAGCAAGAGCTGTGCTCCCACATTCaagcatggggagccctgcagcagagaccaGGCGCTGCCAAGGGAAGCCAGTACACTAGCACACAAGGAAGACTgcagccccagggacaagcaCAGCCCTGTTGGAAGAGGGAGGCTAGAGGAGACGCGGGAAGGTCTCGGCAGGGCCAGGCACTGCAGAGCCTGGAGGAGGTGTCACTCAGGTGAAAAGCCAAAAGCAAGGGTACAAATCTGAGCTTTGCTCCTGAGCAGGACTGCCAGTCATCACATGACACAGGTGGCACCTGGCACCCACAGaggggaccccagccccaagaCAAGCCACTTGGAAGAGCTGGACTAGATGCAGTGATGCGAGTCACTGGCATCCAGCTGATGGAACAGACCTGGTGGAACGCAAGACGCAAGGGCCTGTGCAGTCACCTGGTAACCAAGGGTCAGTGGAGAGGCCAAGAACAGTGCAGGGGCCCAGGGTAGAGCCTCAGAGCATGGAGCAGGCGACTGAGCTGGgcatggagaggggcaggagtggAGTCTGCCAGAGACAGAAGGGGCCAGTGCAGCTAAGGGCTCTGCCATACATTCAAATAGAAGCTGGATAAAAGCCAGCTACagagctgttacacattttcatccataaactttatagctggttggctctttttatagctggagagACATTACTACTGTGTGATAATCACTTCGCAAGTGTGGCCGGTCTAAACTGATTGCACGATTCACCACTTCGTTGCATAACTTGTCAGGCATAGTGGGAGCCATAGGGCCAAGGCAGGATGtcccactggggtgggggaatggcAGGAGGCAGCTGAACCCAGCCCTATACTCATGCAGTGGAGATGTACTTCCAGGCATGCAGGCAAAAGCTCCCTCCTGATCCTGCTGCAATTTGCGATGCGTGGCTGGGAAGCAGCCCCCATGCcaaactgctggcagcagcacatCAGCCTACGTTTCTCTGCTAAGGTGTGACCCAGTGCCCTGCTCCACCATCCAGCAGAAGCAGGGCTGAAAAGGGAGAGGCAAAGACCACAACAATGGAGAAAGGTAGGACCTGGAGTGATGTGGGACCTGCCCCTGTTCCAGCATAACCAcagggagaggctgagagcccagccctggaggTATGGAGGGCTCAAGGAAGAATGGTAGCAGGAAGCCCTCAGGCCTGCAGGCACGGAGGGTACAGCAGGCAGTCAGTGAGGGGCAGATGCCTTGGGGGAAGCAGCTACTGACAAAGGGGACCCGTGGAAAGGTCAATGAATTGGCTCTGTCCAGGCAGGTGCAGTCACCGTGGGAACATGGGCGAGAACACCGGCTGTCTGGCCAGACCCAGCTCCCACCCTAGGGTCAGGAACGGGGAGACTAGGGCAGGTAATAAGGATTTTCTGAGAGAGAAGCGAAAGTGTCGGGAATCTGGAAAGGGTAAGAAGGATGACTAGGGAAGCGGCGGGGCCATCAGCCTGACGCCAACCCCCAGACCAGCCAATACAGGACCTAATCAGCAAGGAACTGAAAGTGGCATGTTACCAACACTGACCCATGGGGTTTATGGGACAGAGGCCTCATCTCAGGGACGGCGTCTGTCAGTGTCGACACTGCAAGCTTAGTGAGAAAGGCAGCAGCACCGCTAAGGCATCAGACCTCGTACTGCACCCTTCAGCTAAGAAACCAGAGGAGCCAATGCAAATGCCTCGCACCTTCCTTGGGGCTTAGCACGGATCTGTCCCAGGCTGTTACTGAACATCGCAGACCACAGTGGGAGCAAACTGCCAGTCCTGGAGGCCTCACAGAGAAGAGTCTGCCAGTTGCTGCCCCTTTATGAGCTGATGGCAGTTGGGGCAGCACAGGAAAGGAGCAGCTAACACAGCTGCCAAGCAGCTGGGCTCTTTATGACCCTGGGGTGAAGGGCAGCAGATGCATCCCCATCACAGGCTGATGCCACTTTTAccactgcctccagctgcttTGCAAACTCACCCCCACACCTCATCTGgtctgggctgagcctcaggcaGTCCCAGTTCCAGCTCACCCACTAGCCACCACGCTGAGCCatagctggggctgcctgggttcAGAGAACACCATGCCCCAGCCATGGTCCCATATGCACGGCAGAGGGGGCAGAAACACAGCATGTGGCCTCCTGGACCCTGGAGCTCTCCCACCTGCCACAGCTCTGTGGAGATCGAGCAAACCCACCCAtgggccctggccccaatccCTCCTGGGGCTGTGGAGACAGCAGCGTTTTGTGACTCACGGCACCAATGGAACTAATCCTGCCCATACAGATACCTGGCCCTCACCCGTCGGCTAGCCCTAGGCCCCACCAGCCTGGCATGGGTCCAGAAGAGCAACGGCACCTGGATCTTTGGATGAGCATCTTGCTCCAGCCTCCTCCATGCCCTCACATGGCTCCTTCTGGGGCAATGCTGGTCGATAATTAACTACATTGCCAATGTTTGTGGTGACTCCCTGGACAAAGGCCGCATGAAGGCTTGCCTGAAGCAACGAGCAGCCTGGTCTGCCTCAGAGGTGCCGACAACCCTTCCAGCCAGGAGCTCAGCACACCCAAGAAGGGCTGAGACCACAACATGGTTTGCAGGACATGGTGATGCCggcagctccctccactcccacagAAGCAGGCAGCCACCCTGGCAGGGTCCTTGTCCTGATGGTGGAGACAATCCCCATGCACCAAGCCACAAGGTGACAGCCCAGATCCAGCCACCTTACAGccaatcccagccccaaagcaggCCCTGAGGGCAGCCAGCCGCATGGGCTGAATCAGCAGCCACCTAGGAGAGGGCCCTGGCAAGGAGTGCCACCAAACTGGCC
This genomic window contains:
- the PPM1G gene encoding protein phosphatase 1G, giving the protein MGAYLSQPNTVKSSGDGAGLGPRPLHFGFSAMQGWRVSMEDAHNCIPELDSETAMFSVYDGHGGEEVALYCAKYLPGIIKDQKAYKEGKLQKALEDAFLAIDAKLTTEEVIKELSQMAGRPQDDEDEKEKVADEDDVDNEEAALLHEEATMTIEELLTRYGQNCTKNLKSKPGAAGEAGREHGGEASMNGEATPGELAEHKERDNSKPDEEATGISSTSDRAGAGGDSSAAGKVDLGRGEEAVTSSTGEAGPSCSSTGKPQRTTKSKFFEDSEDESDEAEEEEEDSEECSEEETGYSSEEAENEEDEDDTEEAEEDEDEEEEMLLPGMEGKEEPGSDSGTTAVVALIRGKQLIVANAGDSRCVVSEGGKAVDMSYDHKPEDEVELARIKNAGGKVTMDGRVNGGLNLSRAIGDHFYKRNKNLPPEEQMISALPDIKVLTINDDHDFMVIACDGIWNVMSSQEVVDFVQSKITQKDENGVLRPLSAIVEELLDQCLAPDTSGDGTGCDNMTCIIISFKSRNTQAPAPESSKRKLEEEAAVLAAAAAEENGSDSSKKARLD